GACAACTCTGATcttctttctgcttattttttcttctgcaacCCTCCTTCAGGCCTCAGCTGGCTGGGCCCGGATCCTTAAACCTCAGGTTCGATTCACATCAGAagggctgggggcccaggctgAGGAGGTGGTGGGATGGAAAACTTGCAAGTGAGTGGTCCTCAGCCTGCGCCCTCCCCTGTGTCCAGGAGTCGACTGCCTGCCCTTTGGCCTGCGAGCTGACTTTCTGAGCATGAAAAGGGCAGGGAGGGCCCCTGTCACCCACCAGTGGCATCACCTCGCTGGGGGGCATGGAGAAGAGTGCTTAGTCCCCGACTCCCATAGGTGGCAGAACCCAGGCCTTTTCTCTGTGGGACATTGCTCTAACGCATCCCTGCCTTTCCTTCTCTGGTCCTGAGAGGAGGCCTCTTGCACGTCTTCCTGAGTTCCTGCGCAGGCTCTCCCTGCTGCTCTGCCCGATTCCAGACCTGCCCTGGGCTTCTTTGGGCTTCGTTCAGGGTCATCTTTCAAAAGTGCTGAGCTGACCACTTAGCTCCCTGGCTGAAAAGAGCTCAGAGGCTCCCCATGGCCCCCTAAAGTCCCGATTCCCCGGGGTGCCCTCAAGACCCTTGCACCCGGCTGGCCCCTTCTGTTGCCTGGCGTCCCCCTGGACCAGGTGTGCTAGATCCATGGAGTCTCAGGCCTGGCTCCTCACAAGCCAAATCCTTGCCTCCGGGGAGGCCTCTGACTTCCCCTGGGAGACTCAGACTCCGGTTCTAAGGAAAGTCGTCCCTGAACTCCCGGCGGGCCTCACGACTCTGGTCTTGGCGCCTCTGCCCCCTGGGGTGTATCTCTGCCTCGCTTACTGTGTAGGTGCCCTTAGACAGTGAGTCCTCGAGGGCAGGGACCCAGCGCTGGGTTCCTGTAGGTCTGGTGCGTCCATCTGCCTGGTGGCAGTGATACTGTTAGCACGTTATAATAATGAGCACGTCCTTCCGCATTCTCATCAATCATCGGGACCTCTCTATGAAATAGTACAATTGTCCCTCAATTTACAGTTGAGGgtattgaggctcagagaggtgaagtaacttggtCAAGTTCACAGCGCTagtaatggcagagctgggacgtGAACCCAGGTCCGTCTCAACCATTACACTAGACCCTTCGCAGTGTTTGGTAAACTGGCCTCAacttccatctctctcctcccaaagTGAAAATCGCCACCAAGGCCAATCCGGTGGGTGAAAATACCCTGAAGCCTGACTGTGTCCGGTTCCAGCTGGAGACGTCATTGAAGCGGCTGCAGTGTCCCCGGGTGGACCTCTTCTACCTGCACCTGCCGGACCACAGCACCCCCGTGGAGGAGACGCTGCGCGCCTGCCACCAGCTGCACCAGGAGGTGAAGGCGGCCCCCTGAGCTTCGGAGGAGCTCTGCTGCTCTCCTTGCCCTGTCACTACCCAGGAGAGTGAAGCTGGGGACAGACCCTTTCACGAGGTCACACCCCGGTCTCCCTTGCAGCTCTCCTGGGCTGCTGTGGGATGTAACGGCCGTCTCTCCCTGGCAGGGCAAGTTTGTGGAGCTGGGCCTCTCCAACTATGCCGCCTGGGAGGTGGCTGAGATCTGCACCCTCTGCAAGAGCAACGGCTGGATCATGCCCACCGTGTACCAGGTGAGGGCCGGGCTGCGGAGGCCTCCGTCTCAGGGCGCCTGCTCATCCTGGGGTCCCTGCACCCCTCCGAGTTCCCCTGTGCCATCCACATGGCAGCCCCTCCCCTACTCACAGCCTGCAGGTGGCTCCCAGGTGGCCCCGGGATCATGTGCAAGCTCCTCAGCCTGGCCAGCAGGCACCTGCTTGCTCCGGCATGAGCTCCCCTTCCCGCCTGCATGGGCCCCTTGTGTgtctctcctgcttcctcaccCTGCACCTCAGCCTGGAGCACTGCCCCCTCGTCCCCTGGCAGAAGTGCTCAGGCTCACTGGATGCTTCTCTCCCTCTTGAAGCCTTCCCCACCCCATTGGAGCCTGTCATGTCAGGCTCTGCTTGTCTCCTGCTCATTCGTTCAGCACATGCTCGGGCAGCTGCTTGGAGCCAGGCACTGGTCACAGAACCTAGCAGTGTGTCGTCATTGCCTCTGTTCTCGAGGATCCCTGTCTACGCTCTACCTCACTATTAAATCCTCAGCGTAGGGGCCTTGTGTTTTGGGCTCCTGGTTAGAAGTCCGATGTCCAGCCTGTCATCGGTGCTCAGAAatgttggctgaatgaatgaattttcctTGGGCActagccccctcccccaccaccactAAGTATGTGCCCTGATTGTCAATATCCTGGGATTGTTAGGGTCTGACCTGAGGTTCTCCAAGGAGCAATTTGGGGTCCCACCTCTGGGCATGGGCACCCACTCCACCTGGTCCTTATACATGCAGGGCTTGTACAACGCCCTCACCCGACGGGTGGAGACGGAGCTCTTCCCCTGCCTGAGGCACTTTGGACTGAGGTTCTACGCCTACAACCCTCTGGCTGGTACGGGCTGCAGTGGGGCAGGCTCCCCTGGGGGAGGGCGTTCCTGGCCCTGTCCTGTGTCTGCCTACTCCTGACCGGAAATCCAGGTCCAGGACCTGGGAAGCAGGGCGGGTGTGACCAGAGGCTGGGCTGTCTTCCATCCCTCCGGGGTCTCCCACCATCCCCCCCCAGTCCAGAGCAGCCTCTGGGTGCAGTGCGGGCCACCGGGTCTGATTGCAGCCTTTCCGCAGGGGGCCTGCTGACCGGCAAGTACAAGTATGAGGACAAGGACGGGAAACAGCCTGCGGGCCGCTTCTTTGGGTATAAGTGGGCTGAGTTCTACAGGAATCGGTGAGCTGGGGGTCTGCATCAGTGCAGGAGGTTACCTGGGTCCCCTTAGCATGACATAGGGCGTCCCTGGGGCTGCTTTCTTGGGGCCCCTGCATTCCTATCTGTTTGACTgaggccccttcccctccctgaatATTCTGTGTGTCTCTGGGAGGGATTAGGGGCCTCGATTGGGAATGTGGAGCCTGGGCCTTGTGCCAGGTCTGCAAGCCTGTGTCTCTCCCTGGGAAGACTCCCCCTGCCCACAGCGGGAGGGGACCTTGGATtggaacctgggaaccctgggtcATGCTACCACCCCACAACTAGGTGGCCCTGTCTCCTTGGGCCAAGGAGTCTAAGTTTTGTAAACTCTTGGCAATAAAATTGTCCTCAGTGTCGAAAGGGATAGGCGAGCTGCCCTGGAAACAGCGttcctccttctttttcactttctaaatTCTGAAAAGTTTATCAAAGTAACACAGTGCTTGTTCCCAGGGAATAGCCTCCTTTCCACATGGCGCTCCTCAGAGGGACGATTCTAGATTCTTACAGCTTTCTTCCCTCTGGCATCTTCTCTCTAATAGAGGAGAGCAACAAACCAGGCTTCATGCGAGAGACTCGATGCGAGTTAGTGGAAATGGCCGCGGGCTTTTGAAGCGGTGGAGTGTTTGATATTTGGAGTCTCTGTGTGTGCACAGCTGTGATTTAAATCCTCATCCAGCCCCCACATCCCCCAAGAGTTTCTGGGAACAGCAGCCAGGTTTAGGGACCGTCACTCTAAGCAGTGTTTCTCCAGGAGCTTTCACACCACCAGGGCCTGGGCCTCACGCTGGAGGATCCAGGCTGATGGTTTCCACCTTGTCTGCTCGTCAGTTTATAAAGCATCATCAGGTCCATTATCTCCTCTATGAGTCGCATTCAGTTTCTGGGGCTGGCATGGCATGTGTCCTTTCCTCACTGAGCAGGTCAGAAAGTGAAGGCAGGTGGCTCAGCCGAGGCCAGAGCCAGGACTGGTCGAGGGTCCAGTCTGTGACCGGGGCTCACAGATGTGGTGCTGTAGCTGCTCCTGGGTCCTGATTCAGGAGTCGCGCTGTTCACATCTGGTGAGCACGATAAGTGTAAGGGTTCTTGCCCATGGCATCCCCTCTACTCCCACCACCGGACTGCAAAACAACAGCCTGATGAAGGGCCCAGAAAGCCACCTGCATTCTGCCAAGCAAGGCAGTGAAACCTCCACGAGGAGACGCTGCCCCTCAGTCCCCAGGTGGCTCCCTGGACTGGCCCCATGGTACTGACCCGTGTCCCCCTCCCCATCTACGCAGCTACTGGAAGGAACCCCACTTCCAGGCCATCGCCATGATGGAGAAGGCCCTGCAGGCTGCTTATGGACCCAGCGCCCCCAGCATGACCTCGGCCGTCCTCAGGTGGATGTACCACCACTCCCAGCTCCAGGTAAGCCCATCGTCCCTGCAGGCTCGGCTCCCGCCGTTCCCTTTTGGAGGGTGGAGGGGGACTGGAAGCAAGGAGAGGCTCCTAATTATTGGGGGACTTCTGAGAttactccttttcctcctctgcacTTTCCCCATGGCATAGGTCTCTGGGTGGAAATCCTGTTCCTAGAGAAGTTTCTTAAGTGCCACATTAGACACATTCTTGCTCCTATTAAGTGTGGTTATCCCACTTCTACATTTGAGGCCACTCGCTCACAGACACTTCTTCCGTTAGCCAAGTCCCTCGGCTGCCTGTGGTAGGGCGTGAGCACAGCTGTGACTCTGAACCCTGCATGCTGTTGTCCACTGGCATTAGTTCTGTCCCTGGCTATCCACTCTGTGCCCCTGATGGGgatgccccctctccctgccgCCCCATGGTTCCCTGACCCCTTCGTCTGGCCCGCACATCATATACCAATGGCTGCCCTTTCTTGAGCACCTGTTAAGTGCCCGGCCTGAACCAAAGGACTTCACCAAATTCTAATTCCTGGAATCACCCTGCACAGTAAAGaagtctggagctcagagagctCAAGTAAGCAAGCCACGTCTACCCAGCTGCCAAGAGGCTGAGGAGAGTAGCTCTAACTCAGGTCTGTCTGCTGATGAGACTGTGGCGGCACGGTTTAGAGCTGTCTGAGGGCAATACACGTTCTTTCTGGAACAATAGAGGGCAAAAGCAGACATCAGATCCCTGCTCTTGGCAAGGCCATAGCTGGCATGGCAAGTGTGTTTCTGGAGTCTCTGTGCATTAGTGTCCTGACCCCTGGCCGTGCCCCTTTGCAGGGTGCTCACGGGGACGCGGTCATCCTGGGCATGTCCAACCTGGAGCAGTTGGCACAGAACTTGGCAGCGGCTGAGGAGGGGCCCCTGGAGCCGGCCGTTGTGCAGGCCTTCGATGAGGCCTGGAACCTGGTTGCTGAGGAATCTCCCAATTACTTCATATACTTCTGAGTTGAGGTGCCCCAGGGCACCCTCTGCCTGTCACCTCTTTCGTCCTCTCGCCCTGGCCAGTTCTGGCATTAAGCAATTTAGCCTCGTCTTTCCGCATCATCCCTGTTCACGAGCTGTCTACTGCCTATATTCTTGCAATCCTCACAGTTGCCCTCCCATGTGAAAAGGCAGGGGCTGCGATCTACTTGTTTCCTGTGTGAATAAAGCAGCCTCTCTACCTGGCCGCAGCCCCAGCCCAGAGGGAAAGTGGTGATTTGTTTCCTCTGCTGCCCGCAGCCCGTCGCCTGTCTTTCCCGAGGGCttggggagaagggggcaggagtggactcatcttcaaagggcagaggcagtgggtggggcctccccagcctcctgtccTGAAGCCAGCCTGATCCTGACAGCAGGGCTGCTGGTGGCCCTCACTCTCCTACACATGACAGAGAAAGGGGGCCACACAAGCACTGCGACGTGGATCTTCTCTCCTTCAGAAACGCCCTCACTGAACATTTACAAACAGATCAGCTAGGGCAGAAACCTACCAGCAGAGTCAGCACCGAGAATAAAAcctcccagggggctggccccgtggccgagtggttaagttcgtgcgctccaccgcaggtggcccagtgtttcattggtttgaattctgggcgcggacatggcactgctcatcacaccacgccGAGGcatcgtcccacatgccacaagtagaaggacccacaatgaagaatatacaattatgtactgaggggcattggtgagaaaaaggaacaaaaaaaaagaagaaaacctccCAGGACGCTGGGTGACATTTTGAcacacactctccacttcagtggtggCTTCGCTCTTGTCTCAGCTGAAGCCTCCTGTCTTCTAGTCCCCTGTGACCCTCAGCCCTGGCTTaggagtgtgtgcgtgtgcacgtgaGTAGGGCAGCCAAGTGCAGGCAGGGGGCCTGTTCTCAGCAAATCCCCATTTCCGGCAAGGGGCACCGAGGGCCAGAAGGGAGAAGGCCCAGCCCTGCTGGCTGCTCTCATGTCCCCAGAGCTGCATGGCCGATGTGGACATGCGGGAGCCAGTGCTGGAAGCTGGCTGTGAGGTGAACAGTGGGAACCCTGGGAATCCAAAGAAAAGGCCAAACCCAAAGGCCTTGTTTTTGAGGGACATCGCTTTTGCTGTCTACAGGGAGACACCCTGGTGACAGTTTTATTCTTTATAGAACAACAGTCTGTCCCTATCGCCCTCCCTTGTCTTGATCCACAGCAAAATGACTGCTGTCCCCCGGGAAGGGCGGCGGTCCCGGGGTCCAGGCGACATGACGCTTGGATTGGCTGGGAGCCCCTCGGTCCCCAGTCCCATCAGCCGTCATCTTCTTCCTCTGATTCTTCTTCTGACTCGGACGCGCTCTCTGGCAACTCATCTCCCATCTGTTGGAGCCTTCCAGACTGTGCATCCCACATGTATTTGATGGTCACCTTGAATTCGGCCATCTCATACCCAAAAAGCTTCTGCGAGAGACAAAGGGCAGCAAGAGTCAGGAGGAGCGTGGGTGACCAGAAGTGTCTGGGGCCCCGCCTGCACAGCCTGCAGATGCCTGGAGGGGCCGACTCACCAGGACACGGGCCTGCTCTGGGGTCAGCACGTCGCCCTCCTTGCACACCTCGTGGTCAGACAGCAGGGTCACCACACCTGCAGAGAAGGGAGCCCCAAGCAGTTAGTTCTGACACAGAGCTTCCTGCCGGCTGCCCAGAGCTGGGAGGAACCTGGctggccacccctcccccaactccagTACACGCCAGGGTAGGGACCCGTCAGCACCTCAGCTGCCGGGAGGGTCTTCAGGGCAGGGactgcctccctcctgccccgcAGTGCTGTGTTCTGGCTCCAAGTCACCATCCACTTTGCCCCCAGCTGTGAGGTGGGCACTCCCAGCCCCATTTTCCCATGAGAGAAAGGAGGCTGGCAGAAACAACCTGCTCagccagggaggggagagcagccTGTGGGCTTGGAAGCCTGTGCTCCTGGCCTCTAAGCTGTAACCCTTCAGCTCCAGGGACTTCCCCATACCTCTCTGGAGGGCAGTGGGCAGGCCCAGCTGCCTCAGCTGTGGCTCCATGGAGTGGGGGAACTGCTCCAGGGGCCCCGGCTCCAGGCTCACAGTGAAAGTTGCTTTGTTCCCAGCTCGGGCATAGTCCATCTCTGTGTATTTCGTGAACCACCTGAGGGGGAAGAGAAGTGGTAGGAGGGGAGGCTTTTGACTGGCCCACTAGCCCCCTGAAGTCAGGCTCCCCCTGGGCCTTGCCTCGGCCCCCTCCCAGTCCACCTCCGCTGCTGGCCGGCAGCCAGCCTGGAGCACCGTCCTAGAGAGTAGAGACGCAGTAACAGGGGTCTAGGAACAGGTTTTCCTTGATGCCTCCACTGTATAAAGTCCCGGGATTATTCCTTTCCTGGAATCCTCACCACTCCTCAAAACACTTACTCGTTCACTTCCTCCTTAGTGCGATTGGTAAAAAGGAGACCAACTTCCCCCCTCAACTTCTTGCTGACCTAGAAAACAAAAGCAGGGTCGGCTCGGTCACAGGGAAAAATGAGAATAGGATTTTTATACTTACCCACAAATTTACCATTCCCGGCACTCTTCATCTTTCTCGGTGTAAATCCAAATTTCCACCGTCTAGAgaactttttcaaatatttcccacGGTGAAAGACTGCTACTGGGAATTCTCTCCACCTTAGTTTGTCTGAACATAGTCTTCATTTAGCCCTCATGTTTGAAAGGCATCTTCGCTTGGACACAGAATTAGAGGCTAACAGTTCTATTCCTCTAACACTGTAACATGTCCTTGCACAGGGATGCAGGCTGGAGCTTTCGGCAAGTGCCAAGGACAGCAGCACAGAGCCGACCTCTGGCAGCGCACGGCAGCCGCACAGCCTCCAGGGCCACCACTCCTGAGCCAAGGCTTCATTTCAGGACCTGGAGCACTGGGGAAAGCCCCCTCCCAGGGGGCACAGGGACCCTGGACGGTTCAGGTGCCaagccaaggtaggtggggagaCCTGGCAGGGAGTCCGCGGGAGTCCCAGCCCTGAGCCTTGGGTGCGCTGGCAACTCTCGGAACAGGCTCACCCATCCCGGACCTGCGGCCAAGACCCAGGTCACTCGCCCGAGGCCACAGCCCTCCCGCCCTTACGCGGTGGCAGCGCAGCCGGGCCTCCAGGCTGGGCGGGATCCGGGGGCGTGGGGACCGCGCACATTGTCTTGTAGTTGAACTTACACTTACTCGATGACTCAGCAAAAACCTCTGTCTGCCCCCTgctccccctgccctctgcccccagcgCCCCGTGGGCGGGTCCGGCGCCCTCTGTTAAAGCAGAGCCCGGCTCCGGGGCAGGCTACTGACGCCTACTGCTGAGCCGTCTCCCCTGCTGTCCGAGTGTCTTGCCGCCGTCATGTCTCGGCTGCTGTCTACGCCGCGGTCCGCCTCGGGCGCCGGGGTCCGACCCGCCACCGTACTGGGCGCCATGGGGATGGGGACCAGCTTGGACGCGCCCGCCAGCGCCGCGGCCGTGCGCGCCTTCC
The genomic region above belongs to Equus caballus isolate H_3958 breed thoroughbred chromosome 2, TB-T2T, whole genome shotgun sequence and contains:
- the AKR7A3 gene encoding aflatoxin B1 aldehyde reductase member 3 isoform X1 codes for the protein MSRLLSTPRAASAAGVRPATVLGAMGMGTSLDAPASAAAVRAFLERGHTEIDTAFIYTDGQSETILGGLGLGLGGGDCKVKIATKANPVGENTLKPDCVRFQLETSLKRLQCPRVDLFYLHLPDHSTPVEETLRACHQLHQEGKFVELGLSNYAAWEVAEICTLCKSNGWIMPTVYQGLYNALTRRVETELFPCLRHFGLRFYAYNPLAGGLLTGKYKYEDKDGKQPAGRFFGYKWAEFYRNRYWKEPHFQAIAMMEKALQAAYGPSAPSMTSAVLRWMYHHSQLQGAHGDAVILGMSNLEQLAQNLAAAEEGPLEPAVVQAFDEAWNLVAEESPNYFIYF
- the AKR7A3 gene encoding aflatoxin B1 aldehyde reductase member 3 isoform X3 codes for the protein MSRLLSTPRAASAAGVRPATVLGAMGMGTSLDAPASAAAVRAFLERGHTEIDTAFIYTDGQSETILGGLGLGLGGGDCKVKIATKANPVGENTLKPDCVRFQLETSLKRLQCPRVDLFYLHLPDHSTPVEETLRACHQLHQEGKFVELGLSNYAAWEVAEICTLCKSNGWIMPTVYQGLYNALTRRVETELFPCLRHFGLRFYAYNPLAGGLLTGKYKYEDKDGKQPAGRFFGYKWAEFYRNRYWKEPHFQAIAMMEKALQAAYGPSAPSMTSAVLRWMYHHSQLQ
- the LOC111772016 gene encoding mRNA turnover protein 4 homolog, which encodes MVNLWVSKKLRGEVGLLFTNRTKEEVNEWFTKYTEMDYARAGNKATFTVSLEPGPLEQFPHSMEPQLRQLGLPTALQRGVVTLLSDHEVCKEGDVLTPEQARVLKLFGYEMAEFKVTIKYMWDAQSGRLQQMGDELPESASESEEESEEEDDG
- the AKR7A3 gene encoding aflatoxin B1 aldehyde reductase member 3 isoform X2; the encoded protein is MSRLLSTPRAASAAGVRPATVLGAMGMGTSLDAPASAAAVRAFLERGHTEIDTAFIYTDGQSETILGGLGLGLGGGDCKVKIATKANPVGENTLKPDCVRFQLETSLKRLQCPRVDLFYLHLPDHSTPVEETLRACHQLHQEGKFVELGLSNYAAWEVAEICTLCKSNGWIMPTVYQGLYNALTRRVETELFPCLRHFGLRFYAYNPLAGGLLTGKYKYEDKDGKQPAGRFFGYKWAEFYRNRYWKEPHFQAIAMMEKALQAAYGPSAPSMTSAVLRWMYHHSQLQKSGAQRAQVSKPRLPSCQEAEESSSNSGLSADETVAARFRAV